One region of Manduca sexta isolate Smith_Timp_Sample1 chromosome 25, JHU_Msex_v1.0, whole genome shotgun sequence genomic DNA includes:
- the LOC115441495 gene encoding ADP-ribosylation factor 6 has product MGKLLSKIFGNKEMRILMLGLDAAGKTTILYKLKLGQSVTTIPTVGFNVETVTYKNVKFNVWDVGGQDKIRPLWRHYYTGTQGLIFVVDCADRDRIDEARQELHRIINDREMRDAIILIFANKQDLPDAMKPHEIQEKLGLTRIRDRNWYVQPSCATSGDGLYEGLTWLTSNHKL; this is encoded by the exons ATGGGGAAGCTGCTATCGAAGATCTTCGGCAACAAGGAGATGAGGATATTGATGTTGGGTCTCGACGCAGCCGGCAAGACTA ccattttatataaattaaaattaggtcAGTCGGTCACAACGATACCTACGGTCGGCTTCAACGTCGAAACTGTCACGTATAAAAACGTCAAATTCAACGTTTGGGACGTAGGGGGGCAGGACAAAATACGACCGCTTTGGAGGCATTATTACACAG GCACTCAAGGTCTGATATTCGTGGTGGACTGCGCGGATCGCGACCGCATCGACGAGGCTCGTCAAGAGTTGCATCGGATCATCAACGACAGAGAAATGCGAGACGCTATCATACTCATATTCGCCAACAAACAGGACTTGCCTGACG CGATGAAGCCGCACGAGATACAAGAGAAGCTCGGGCTGACGCGCATACGCGACCGCAACTGGTACGTGCAGCCGTCGTGCGCCACCTCCGGCGACGGCCTGTACGAGGGGCTCACGTGGCTCACCAGCAACCACAAGTTATGA